TAGTCGCTGCGCCGCCAGGCCTCCAGCAGGTCGTCCAGGACCGGGTAGAGCTTCTCCTCCGGCGGGTCCCACGGCTTGAGGAGGTAGTGGTCGAGGTCGACGACGTTGATCGCGTCGATCGCCGCGCTCGTGTCCGCGTACGCGGTCAGCAGCACCCGCCGCGCACCGGGGTACACGTCCAGGGCCTGTTCCAGGAACTCGATGCCGTTCATCTGCGGCATGCGGTAGTCGGCCAGGATCACCGCGACGAGGTCGCCGCGCAGCTTCAGCTCGCGCAGCGCCTCCAGCGCGGACTCGCCGGACTCCGCTCGCACGATCCGGTGCGACTCGCCGTAGCGCCGCCGCAGATCGCGGGCGACCGCCCGGGAGACTCCCGGGTCGTCGTCCACGGTCAGGATGACGGTCCGCGCTGCTTCGGCGGCCTGTGTCATACGTCTCCCACCCCGAGAGTCCGGTGTCAGGGCACGGTTTCCCCGTCGTCACCGGCCCGGTCCTGCCCATCGTATGTTCGATCGCCCCGCTCCGCGCGGGTATGCCGGACCCTGCCGGTGTCAGCCTCGGGGCGGCCCGGCGGACGGGACCACCGGCGTCCCGGGGCCATGGAGTCGTAGTGAAGACTGGGCCTCACGGATGTGACCGTGACACGAGGAGGCAGCCGGAATGACGCGCCCGATCACCGCAGGGGTGGACGGATCGGAGGAGAGCCTCGCCGGGTTGGCCTGGGCCGCCCGCGAAGCCGTCCGCCGGGGGCTCCCCCTGAGGGTGGTGCACGCCTGGCGGTTCCAGCCGCACGACGCGATCGACGCGGGGGAGGACACCCAGGCCCAGTGGGTGCGCGACGGACTGGCCGAGGTGGCGCGGGGCGTCGCCGAGCGGCACCCGGGCCTGGAGGTGACCGCCGATGTCGTCGAGGGCCCGCCCGCCGAGACGCTGATCGCCGCCGCGAGCGAGTCCGAGATGCTGGTGCTGGGGTCGCGCGGCCACGGCCGGGTCGTCGGGTTCCTGCTGGGCTCCGTCGGACAGCAGGTGATCGCCGGGGCCACCCGGCCCGTCGTGCGCGTACGGGCCGGTGACGAGCCGTCCGGCGAGGCCGCCGGGCGCGAGATCGTCGTGGGTCAGCAGGGCGACCCGGAGGACAGCGCCGCAGCCCTGGGGTTCGCCTTCGAGACGGCCGCGGCGCGCGGCGCGACCCTGCGGGCCGTGCGGGCCTGGACGCTGCCGCCGCTGTTCGCCTACAGCCCGGCCTCCCTGAAGCTGCTCGACGAGGCCGGGGGACTGGAGCCGTACGAGAAGCAGGCTCTGGGCGAGGCGCTGGGTCCGTGGCGGGAGCGCTTCCCCGAAGTGCCCGTCGTCGAGCACGTGGAGATGGGCAGCGGCGGGCAGGTGCTGCTGTCGGTGTCGGGGCGGGCCCAGCTGATGGTCGTGGGGCGCCGCGTGCACCGTACGGCCGTGGGTGCCCGGATCGGCTCGGTGGCGCACGGCATGCTGCACCTCGCGGACTGCCCGGTGGCCGTGGTCCCGCACGACTGAGTCAGTCGGACACGGTCGGCCGCAGCGTCTCCCTGGCCGTCGGCAGGATGTTGCTGATGTAGTCCTCGACGGCCGTGTCCAGGCCGATGTCGTGCTGCGCGTGCTCGGACAGGTACCAGCGGTGTTCGAGCAGCTCGTGGTAGATCTCGGCCGGGTCCATGGACCCGCGCAGGTCCAGCGGGACCGCCCGCACGGTGGGCCGGAAGACGTCGCGCACCCAGCGGTGGGCGAGTACTTCGGGGCGGGCGCCATGGGGGTCCCCCCTGCTCGAACGAAGTTGAGAGCTTGGGGGAGGGTCGCCCGGGGCGTAGTCGTCCTGGGTGGCCATCCAGCTCTCCAGGTCGTTCAGCAGCCGCCGGGCCTGGTTCTCCTCCGTGTCCAGGCCCGTCAGGCGCAGCAGCTGGCGCTGGTGGTGGCCGGCGTCGACGACCTTGGGCACGAAGGTGACCGTGTCGCCGTGCGTCGCGTGTTCGATCTGCATCTCGGCCACGTCGAATCCGAGGTCGTTCAGGCGGCGTATCCGGCGTTCTATGTAGTGGTACTTGCCCGCCGGATAGACGGAGGTGCGGGTCAGCTCCTGCCACAGGCCCTGGTAGCGGGAGCAGATCTCGGTGCCGAACTCGATGGGGTCGACGGAGGGGTGCAGCGCCCCGGACGCCTCCAGGTCCAGCAGCTCGCCGCTGATGTTGACCCGGGCGAGGTCCAGGTCGTAGTCGCGCTGGCCGTCGCTGAGCCGGGAATGCAGATCGCCGGTCTCGGCGTCCACCAGGTAGGCGGCGTAGGCGCCCGCGTCGCGCCGGAAGAGCGTGTTGGACAGCGAGCAGTCGCCCCATGCGAACCCGGCGAGGTGGAGGCGCACCAGCAGCACGGCCAGCGCGTCCATCAACCGGTGCATGGTCGCCGGGCGCATCGTCGTCTCGAACATCGAGCGGTACGGCTGCGAGCCGCGCAGATGCCGGGTGACCAGCACCGACTCCAGCGGGGCGCCGGCCGCGTCGAGGCGCCCGGTGACCACGGCGAGCGGGTCGACCGCGGGGATGCCGAGCCGGTCCAGGTCGCGCAGCAGCTCGTACTCGCGCAGGGCCGGGCGCTCGGCGAGTTCCTTGACGGCGATCACCTCGTCGCCGGCGCGGGCGTAGCGCACGATGTGCCGGGAGATGCCGCGCGGCAGCGGAACCAGGACCTCCTCCGGCCACTCCTCCAGCGGCAGCTGCCAGGGCAGCTCCAGCAGGAGGGCGGGGTGCTCCGGATTCGTCGCGCTGATCTGGAGTGCCATGGGCCGTTCGTCCTCGCCTCGCGGTGATCGTCAGCTCACCCTATGCGGCGCGCTCCCTGGCCTGAAGAGCGGCTTCCCGTACCGGACCTCGGTGCAACGGCCCGTGCCCGGGCAGCAGTACGTCGCCCTTGAGCCCTTCGAACACCGCCAGCGAGGCCACGGCCCGGGTCCGCTCGTGGTGGAACATGTCCGGCAGCAACTGAGGGCCCTTGATCCGCGAGGTGGGGTGCCCGCTCACCAGGGCGTCGCCCGCGATGACCGCACCGGCGTCCGGGAGGTGGAAGGCGCAGTGGCCGTCGGTGTGGCCGGGCGTGTGCACCGGTACGGGGCGGCCGGGCAGGTCCAGCGGACCCGCCGACGGGAACGCCTCGGGGGAGGTCACCGGGACGTGCGCGGTGCCGCCGGAGCGGATGGCGTGGATCGCCCAGGGCAGCACACCCGGCCGCCAGCCGTTGCGCAGGACCGTCCCGACGTTCACCTGGTGCAGGAAATCCCGGCGGGCGTGCGGCACTTCGGCCTCGTGGAGGTGGACCGGCGTGCCGTAAGTGGTGCGCAGGTACTCGGCGTTGCCCAGATGGTCGGTGTGCGCGTGGGTGATCAGTACGGCCTCGACCGCCTCCGGCGCACTGCCGACCTCCGTGAGCGAGGCGAGCAGCTTGGCCCGGTCGCCGGGGTACCCGGTGTCGATGAGCGTGACCGCGTCCCCCTCGGTCAGGATCACCCAGTTGGTGTTGCTGCCGTGTACGAGATAGGTGCCGTCCGCGACTTGCTGCACATCTGCCCGCATGATCGTCCCGCGTGGTGAGGTCCGTGCCCGACGGACACAGCAAAGCAGATCAACGGGCCGGTGTGACCGGCGGGTCCGGAGGCTGGACAGGAAGGGCGACCGGCGGTTCGGCGCGCATTCCGAACAGCGACCGCGTCGGCCGCGTCCGCCGCACCACACCCTCGTACAGCACCAGGATCACCGCCAGCGAACCGGCCACGATCACCGCGTACTCGACCAGGATCGGCGCCGGCCAGCCCACCACGCCGTAGGCGAGGGCGACCACGACCGGCTGGTGCAGCACGTAGACCGGCAGTGCGGCGATCCCGAGGTACGCCATCACTCGGGAGGGCGGCCGGGGCTCGCGGGGCCGGTCCAGCAGCCCGAGGACGGCCATCACCCAGCACCAGCCCGCCGCCCCGAACAGCGCCCGGGTCACCAGCGCGAACGGACTCCACTCGGTGAACGGGTCGTCCAGCGCCATGAATCCGGGCGCGGTGCCCGCGAACAGGGCGAGCCCCGCCACGCCCGTCGGCACCGCGAGCCGGCGCAGGGCGCCGCGGACACGGTCGTCGTCGGCGAGGGCGTACCCGAAGAGGAAGAACACCAGGTAGGCCCATCTGTTCCAGCCCGCGAAGCCCTCCTCCATGCCGAGGAACGCGTTGATCGCGGCGAGCGGCAGGGTGAGCAGCAGGAGAAGCGCCGGGCGTCGCTCGACCGCCCGCCCCACCCGCTGCGACCGGTCGGCCAGCGGTGCCGCGACCGGGGCGAGCAGCAGGCTGAAGGTCAGCAGGAGCACGACGAACCACAGATGGCCCGTCTCGAAGTACTCCCCGTCGAGGACGAAGGGGAAGTCGGCCGCGTCCGGACGGACGGTGAGGAAGCGGGGCCAGAAACGCCAGTACGACTCGTGGTAGCCGGGGTCGGCCGCCCGCAGCCGCAGCCACTGAGGGAGAGGGCACAGCAGGAGTGTCGCGACGACCAGCGGAACGCCCAGGCGCAGCAGGCGTTCCCGGGCGAACCAGCCCGCTCCGCGCCGGCGGATCGAGTACCGGGAGCCGAGTCCGGCGACGAGGAACAGCATGGGCATCGCCCACACGACCCCGAACCCGACGAACACGGTGACGGCCTCGCTCGTCTCCGAGTTCTTGACGTAGAAGTCGTCCTCCGGCGAGAAGACGAGAGCCGAGTGGAAGAAGACCAGGCCGAGGACGACGAACACCCGCAGCGCGTCGAGTTCGGTGCGCCGGGGAGCGGTGGCCGGGAGCTGCGTCTGCGCGCTCATCCGGACAGTGTGCGGGCGGGGCGAGGCCGCGCCCAGAGGAAGGGCTGCCTCCGGCACCGTCCGCCGGAGGCAGCCCCCGCGTGCACCCGAAGCGGCCGCCTCTCCGCCTCAGTGCACGCCGTGCGGGCGGAACTGCACGCTGATGCGCGGTCCCGCGGCGCGGGTGGTCTTCGGTATCGAGTGCTCCCAGGTCCGCTGGCAGGAGCCGCCCATCACGATGAGATCGCCGTGCCCCAGCGGACGCCGTACCGTCTCGCCGCCGCCGCGCATCGGGCGCAGCAGCAGATCCCGGGGAGCGCCCACCGACAGGATCGCGACCATGGTGTCCTCCCGCGCGCCCCGCCCGATGCGGTCCCCGTGCCAGGCCACGCTGTCCCGGCCGTCGCGGTAGTGGCACAGCCCCGCCGTGGTGAACGGCTCGCCCAGCTCCTCGGCGTAGTGCGCGGACAGCGCGTCGCGCGCCTTGGTGAGGACGGGGTGCGGCAGGGCGTCGTCGACTCCGTAGAAGGCGAGCAGCCGCGGTACGTCGACGACGTGGTCGTACATCGTGCGGCGCTCGGCACGCCACGGCACCTCGGACGCCAGCTGTTCGAACAGCGTGTCCGCGCCGCTGAGCCAGCCCGGCAGTACGTCGATCCAGGCGCCATGCGCGAGCCGCGTACGGCGGATCCCGGCGAGGGAGCCCAGCCGCAGCTCGTCGGTCTGGTCGAACAGGGAGCCCTGGAGGTGCGTGGCCATGCGTCCAGCGTACCCCTGAAATCGAAAATATGTTCCCCTCGATATTTCGGCGAGGCGGCGTCGCGGGCCGACTTTCCGACGGACCCTTTGGATACACAGATGTATCGGATACATTCACGTATCGAACGGAGGTCCGGCCATGACGGTGGAGGAAACGACCCGACGCGTCACCAAGCGCCGTGTCCGCACGCGGGCCAATCTGCTCGACGCCGCGTTCGCCGTGTTCGCCGCCAAGGGGTTCGGGCGGGTCTCCATCGAGGAGGTCTGCGAGGCCGCCGGCTACAGCAGGGGCGCCTTCTACTCCAACTTCGACAGCCTGGACGAGCTGTTCTTCGCGCTCTACCAGGAACGCGCGGACCTGATCGCCGACCAGGTCGCGGGGGCGCTCGCCCTCGACGGACCGGGCCTGGACGTGCCCGCCGCCGTGGACCGGGTGACCGAGGTGCTGCTCCTGGACCGCGACTGGCTGCTGGTGAAGACCGACTTCCTGGTGCACGCCGCACGTGACCCGGCCGTCGCGCGGACCCTGCTGGAACACCGCGCCCGACTGCGCGGCGCGATCGCCGAACGGCTCGCCCGCGCGGGAGGCCGTACCGCACTGCCCGCCGTGCTCGGCGACATCGACGGCGCCGCGCACGCCGTGGTCGCCGCGTACGACGGCGTCACCACCCAACTGCTGCTGGACAGGGACGTCGAGCACGCCCGCCGCTGGCTGGGGCAACTGCTCACCGCACTGCTCACCGACGGCAGCGGCGACAGCACGGCATAGCCGCAGCCGGACCACCGAGGAGCCCGATCGCCGAAGGACCCGGCCATCGAGCGGCTCCACCATCGATCAGCGCCACCACGTGTACCGAACAGAGGAAGGGACGGTCGCCATGGATGCCGACGTCATCGTCGTCGGAGCGGGACTCGCGGGCCTGGTCGCCGCGAGCGAACTGACCAGCCGGGGCCGCAGGGTCGCGCTGGTCGACCAGGAGAACGCCGCCAACCTCGGCGGGCAGGCGTTCTGGTCCTTCGGCGGGCTGTTCCTCGTGGACTCCCCGGAGCAGCGGCGGCTCGGCATCAAGGACTCCTTCGACCTGGCCTGGAACGACTGGCAGGGCAGCGCCGGGTTCGACCGGGTCGACGACGAGGACTCCTGGGCGGTGCGCTGGGCGCGCGCGTACGTCGAGTTCGCGGCCGGCGAGAAGCGGTCCTGGCTGGAGACCCACGGCATCAAGTTCCTGCCCACGGTCGGCTGGGCCGAGCGCGGCGACCTGCGCGCCGACGGCCACGGCAACTCCGTGCCCAGGTTCCACATCGCCTGGGGCACCGGCACGGGCGTCGTGGAGCCCTTCGTGCGGTACGCCAAGCAGGCCGCCCGCGACGGACTGCTCACCTTCTACCACCGGTACCAGGTCGACGAGCTGGTCATCGAGGACGGCACGGCCCGCGGTGTGCGCGGGACGGTGCTCGCCGAGGACAACTCGCCCCGCGGTGTCGCCTCCAACCGCGACGGTGTCGGCGAGTTCGAGCTCACCGCGCAGGCCGTCGTCGTCACCACGGGCGGCATCGGCGCCAACCACGACATAGTCCGCCGCTACTGGCCCGACCGGCTCGGCACCCCGCCCACCGAGATGGTCACCGGCGTCCCCGCCTATGTCGACGGGCGCATGCTCGACATCAGCGCGCAGGCGGGCGTACGGCTCGTCAACCGCGACCGCATGTGGCACTACACCGAGGGCCTGCAGAACTGGGACCCGATCTGGCCCGGCCACGGCATCCGCATCCTGCCCGGCCCGTCGTCCATGTGGTTCGACGCCCTCGGCCGCCGGCTGCCCGACCCGTGCCTGCCGGGCTACGACACCCTCGGCACCCTCAAGCACCTGCGCACCGACGCCGACATCGCCGGCCACGACCACTCCTGGTTCATCCTCTCCCAGAAGATCATCGAGAAGGAGTTCGCGCTGTCGGGCTCCGAGCAGAACCCCGACATCACCGCCAAGGACCGCGCCGGATTCCTGAAGGAGCGGGTGCTCGGCAAGGGTGCCCCGGGACCAGTGGCGGCCTTCCTGCGCAACGGCGCGGACTTCGTGACCGCACCCACCCTGGAGCAACTGGTCGAGAAGATGAACCAGCTGACGGACAAGGCGCTCCTCGACGCGGAGACCGTCCGGCGCCAGATCGAGGCCCGCGACCTCCAGATCGCCAACCCGTACAGCAAGGACTCCCAGGTGCAGGGCATCCGCAACGCCCGCCGCTACATCGGCGACCGCCTCGGCCGGGTCGCCACCCCGCACCGCATCCTCGACCCGGCGGCCGGCCCCCTCATCGGCGTCAAGCTGCACATCCTGACCCGCAAGACCCTCGGCGGCATCCAGACCGACCTCGACTCGCGCGCGCTCGGCGCCGACGGGACGCCGATCGAGGGCCTGTACGCGGCCGGCGAGGTCGCCGGTTTCGGCGGCGGCGGCGTCCACGGCTACAACGCCCTGGAGGGCACCTTCCTCGGCGGCTGCCTCTTCTCGGGCCGCACTGCGGGCCGGGCGGCGGCACGGCAGACGGCCTGACGGCGGCACGGCAGACGGCCGGGCGGCGGCACGGCAGACGGCCTGACGGCCCAATGGCCCGACGGCGGCCGACGGCCCGTCTCCTCGGTCAGGAGAGGAGACGGGCCAGCACGGCGGCGTGACTTTGCTCGGGAGACTTGGA
The DNA window shown above is from Streptomyces chartreusis and carries:
- a CDS encoding universal stress protein, with amino-acid sequence MTRPITAGVDGSEESLAGLAWAAREAVRRGLPLRVVHAWRFQPHDAIDAGEDTQAQWVRDGLAEVARGVAERHPGLEVTADVVEGPPAETLIAAASESEMLVLGSRGHGRVVGFLLGSVGQQVIAGATRPVVRVRAGDEPSGEAAGREIVVGQQGDPEDSAAALGFAFETAAARGATLRAVRAWTLPPLFAYSPASLKLLDEAGGLEPYEKQALGEALGPWRERFPEVPVVEHVEMGSGGQVLLSVSGRAQLMVVGRRVHRTAVGARIGSVAHGMLHLADCPVAVVPHD
- a CDS encoding DUF4032 domain-containing protein, with product MALQISATNPEHPALLLELPWQLPLEEWPEEVLVPLPRGISRHIVRYARAGDEVIAVKELAERPALREYELLRDLDRLGIPAVDPLAVVTGRLDAAGAPLESVLVTRHLRGSQPYRSMFETTMRPATMHRLMDALAVLLVRLHLAGFAWGDCSLSNTLFRRDAGAYAAYLVDAETGDLHSRLSDGQRDYDLDLARVNISGELLDLEASGALHPSVDPIEFGTEICSRYQGLWQELTRTSVYPAGKYHYIERRIRRLNDLGFDVAEMQIEHATHGDTVTFVPKVVDAGHHQRQLLRLTGLDTEENQARRLLNDLESWMATQDDYAPGDPPPSSQLRSSRGDPHGARPEVLAHRWVRDVFRPTVRAVPLDLRGSMDPAEIYHELLEHRWYLSEHAQHDIGLDTAVEDYISNILPTARETLRPTVSD
- a CDS encoding MBL fold metallo-hydrolase, whose translation is MRADVQQVADGTYLVHGSNTNWVILTEGDAVTLIDTGYPGDRAKLLASLTEVGSAPEAVEAVLITHAHTDHLGNAEYLRTTYGTPVHLHEAEVPHARRDFLHQVNVGTVLRNGWRPGVLPWAIHAIRSGGTAHVPVTSPEAFPSAGPLDLPGRPVPVHTPGHTDGHCAFHLPDAGAVIAGDALVSGHPTSRIKGPQLLPDMFHHERTRAVASLAVFEGLKGDVLLPGHGPLHRGPVREAALQARERAA
- a CDS encoding acyltransferase family protein, translating into MSAQTQLPATAPRRTELDALRVFVVLGLVFFHSALVFSPEDDFYVKNSETSEAVTVFVGFGVVWAMPMLFLVAGLGSRYSIRRRGAGWFARERLLRLGVPLVVATLLLCPLPQWLRLRAADPGYHESYWRFWPRFLTVRPDAADFPFVLDGEYFETGHLWFVVLLLTFSLLLAPVAAPLADRSQRVGRAVERRPALLLLLTLPLAAINAFLGMEEGFAGWNRWAYLVFFLFGYALADDDRVRGALRRLAVPTGVAGLALFAGTAPGFMALDDPFTEWSPFALVTRALFGAAGWCWVMAVLGLLDRPREPRPPSRVMAYLGIAALPVYVLHQPVVVALAYGVVGWPAPILVEYAVIVAGSLAVILVLYEGVVRRTRPTRSLFGMRAEPPVALPVQPPDPPVTPAR
- a CDS encoding alpha-ketoglutarate-dependent dioxygenase AlkB; translated protein: MATHLQGSLFDQTDELRLGSLAGIRRTRLAHGAWIDVLPGWLSGADTLFEQLASEVPWRAERRTMYDHVVDVPRLLAFYGVDDALPHPVLTKARDALSAHYAEELGEPFTTAGLCHYRDGRDSVAWHGDRIGRGAREDTMVAILSVGAPRDLLLRPMRGGGETVRRPLGHGDLIVMGGSCQRTWEHSIPKTTRAAGPRISVQFRPHGVH
- a CDS encoding TetR/AcrR family transcriptional regulator translates to MTVEETTRRVTKRRVRTRANLLDAAFAVFAAKGFGRVSIEEVCEAAGYSRGAFYSNFDSLDELFFALYQERADLIADQVAGALALDGPGLDVPAAVDRVTEVLLLDRDWLLVKTDFLVHAARDPAVARTLLEHRARLRGAIAERLARAGGRTALPAVLGDIDGAAHAVVAAYDGVTTQLLLDRDVEHARRWLGQLLTALLTDGSGDSTA
- a CDS encoding FAD-binding dehydrogenase; the encoded protein is MDADVIVVGAGLAGLVAASELTSRGRRVALVDQENAANLGGQAFWSFGGLFLVDSPEQRRLGIKDSFDLAWNDWQGSAGFDRVDDEDSWAVRWARAYVEFAAGEKRSWLETHGIKFLPTVGWAERGDLRADGHGNSVPRFHIAWGTGTGVVEPFVRYAKQAARDGLLTFYHRYQVDELVIEDGTARGVRGTVLAEDNSPRGVASNRDGVGEFELTAQAVVVTTGGIGANHDIVRRYWPDRLGTPPTEMVTGVPAYVDGRMLDISAQAGVRLVNRDRMWHYTEGLQNWDPIWPGHGIRILPGPSSMWFDALGRRLPDPCLPGYDTLGTLKHLRTDADIAGHDHSWFILSQKIIEKEFALSGSEQNPDITAKDRAGFLKERVLGKGAPGPVAAFLRNGADFVTAPTLEQLVEKMNQLTDKALLDAETVRRQIEARDLQIANPYSKDSQVQGIRNARRYIGDRLGRVATPHRILDPAAGPLIGVKLHILTRKTLGGIQTDLDSRALGADGTPIEGLYAAGEVAGFGGGGVHGYNALEGTFLGGCLFSGRTAGRAAARQTA